The following coding sequences lie in one Lolium perenne isolate Kyuss_39 chromosome 2, Kyuss_2.0, whole genome shotgun sequence genomic window:
- the LOC127336433 gene encoding vacuolar protein sorting-associated protein 60.2-like has protein sequence MKKIFGAKKSKEPPPSIQDATNQINKRGESVDEKIRKLDEELARYKEQIRRTRPGPSQDAIKARAVRLLKHKRMYEEQRTVLYNQTYNLDQVGFAADGLKDAQQTMNAMKAANKELKGMMKTVKIEDIDNMQDEMTDLMDVSNEIQESLGRSYNIPDDVDEEELMGELDALEADMEFESAAVPSYLQPDEEPDLNLPAAPSYPTAVPLNRHQEDELGMPAVPRASLRS, from the exons ATGAAGAAGATCTTCGGCGCGAAGAAGAGCAAGGAACCGCCCCCGTCAATTCAGGATGCCACAAATCAG ATAAACAAGAGGGGGGAGAGCGTGGACGAGAAGATCAGGAAGCTGGACGAGGAGCTGGCCAGGTACAAGGAGCAGATCCGCCGGACCCGGCCGGGGCCCTCGCaggacgccatcaaggcccgcGCCGTCAGGCTCCTCAAGCACAAGCGCATGTACGAGGAACAGCGAACCGTGCTCTACAACCAGACCTACAACCTCGACCAGGTCGGGTTCGCCGCCGACGGTCTCAAGGACGCCCAGCAGACT ATGAATGCGATGAAGGCAGCGAATAAGGAACTCAAGGGGATGATGAAAACTGTCAAGATCGAGGACATTGAT AATATGCAAGATGAAATGACGGATTTGATGGACGTGAGCAACGAAATACAAGAATCTCTCGGTAGAAGCTACAATATCCCAGATGACGTTGATGAGGAAGAGCTAATGGGAG AGCTGGATGCTCTAGAAGCTGATATGGAGTTCGAGTCTGCTGCAGTCCCATCATATCTTCAGCcagacgaggaacctgatcttaaccTGCCCGCTGCACCGTCTTATCCTACAGCAGTTCCACTAAACAGGCACCAG GAGGATGAGCTAGGGATGCCAGCAGTACCTCGAGCATCGCTCCGTAGTTAG
- the LOC127336431 gene encoding probable inactive leucine-rich repeat receptor kinase XIAO, producing MMTRPPPKPGRRSTMPPPPRLLLLLLLAMVASAAAATTTPPASPPVARTAEVQAEIDALLAFRAALSDPYAAMSGWDAASRSAPCSWRGVACSPTTNRVVELQLPRLRLAGPISPTLASLPSLQKLSLRSNALTGAIPPSLSTIPALHTIFLQNNALSGPIPPTFLANLTVLDTFDVSANLLSGPIPPTLPRGLKHLDLSSNAFSGAIPPTLPASSPGLQRLNLNANRLRGTVPASLATLQDLHYLWLDDNLLEGTIPSALANCSALLHLSLQGNALRGILPAAVAAIPSLQILSVSRNLLSGAIPAAAFGGGQNNSSLRILQLGGNQFSMVDVPTALGKDLQVVDLGGNRLAGPFPAWLVEAQGLTVLNLSGNAFTGDLPAAVGQLTSLQELRLGGNALTGEIPPEIARCGALQVLALEDNRFSGEVPAALGGLPRLREVYLGGNTFAGQIPAALGNLSWLETLSMPNNRLTGGLPSELFLLGNLTVLDLSDNKLAGDIPPAVGSLPALQSLNLSGNAFSGRIPSTIGSLLNLRALDFSGLKNLSGTLPSELFGLPQLQHVSLADNLFSGDVPEGFSSLWSLRHLNISVNSFSGSIPATYGYMASLQVLSASHNRISGEVPAELANCSNLTVLDLSDNRLTGPVPSDLSRLGELEELDLSHNQVSGKIPPEISNCSSLATLKLDDNHLGGEIPASLANLSKLQTLDLSSNNITGSIPVPLAQIPGLVSFNVSHNDLTGEIPAVLGSRFGTPSAFASNPDLCGPPLESECSQYRQHRKRQRLQRLALVIGAVAAASLLLVLLCCCCVFGLLRWRRKFVERRDGVKKRRRSPGRGSGSSGTSTDSQTKLIMFNSRITYADTVEATRQFDEENVLSRGRHGLMFKACYSEGTVLAILRLPSTSADGAVVVEEGSFRKEAENLGRVKHRNLTVLRGYYAGPPPDVRLLVYDYMPNGNLATLLQEASHQDGHILNWPMRHLIALGVSRGLAFLHQSGVIHGDVKPQNILFDADFEPHLSDFGLEPMVVTAGAAAAAAAASTSATTPVGSLGYVAPDAATAGQATREGDVYSFGIVLLELLTGRRPGMFAGEDEDIVKWVKRQLQRGAVTELLEPGLLELDPESSEWEEFLLGIKVGLLCTASDPLDRPAMGDVVFMLEGCRVGPDIPSSADPTTQASPA from the coding sequence GGCTGGGACGCCGCCTCCCGCTCCGCGCCCTGCTCCTGGCGCGGCGTCGCCTGCTCGCCCACCACCAACCGCGTCGTCGAGCTGCAGCTCCCGCGCCTCCGCCTCGCCGGCCCCATCTCCCCAACCCTCGCCTCCCTCCCCTCCCTCCAAAAACTCAGCCTCCGCTCCAACGCCCTCACCGGCGCCATCCCACCCTCCCTCTCCACCATCCCCGCCCTCCACACCATCTTCCTCCAAAACAACGCCCTCTCCGGCCCCATCCCGCCGACCTTCCTCGCCAACCTCACCGTCCTCGACACCTTCGACGTCTCCGCCAACCTCCTCTCCGGCCCCATCCCACCCACCCTCCCGCGGGGGCTCAAACACCTCGACCTCTCCTCCAACGCCTTCTCCGGCGCCATCCCCCCAACCCTCCCCGCCTCCTCGCCGGGCCTCCAGCGCCTCAACCTCAACGCCAACCGCCTCCGCGGCACCGTCCCGGCCTCCCTCGCCACCCTGCAGGACCTGCATTACCTCTGGCTCGACGACAACCTCCTCGAGGGAACCATCCCGTCGGCCCTCGCCAACTGCTCCGCCCTGCTCCACCTCAGCCTGCAGGGCAACGCGCTCCGCGGCATCctccccgccgccgtcgccgccatacCCTCTCTCCAGATCCTCTCCGTCTCCCGCAACCTGCTCTCCGGCGCCATCCCCGCCGCCGCCTTCGGCGGCGGCCAGAACAACTCCTCCCTCCGCATCCTGCAGCTCGGCGGCAACCAGTTCTCCATGGTCGACGTGCCGACCGCCCTGGGCAAGGATCTCCAGGTCGTCGACCTGGGGGGCAACAGGCTCGCCGGCCCGTTCCCGGCATGGCTCGTCGAGGCGCAGGGCCTCACCGTGCTCAACCTCTCCGGCAATGCCTTCACCGGCGACCTCCCCGCAGCGGTCGGGCAGCTCACTTCCCTCCAGGAGCTGCGGCTGGGAGGCAATGCACTCACCGGCGAAATCCCCCCGGAAATCGCCCGATGCGGCGCGCTCCAGGTGCTTGCTCTCGAGGACAACCGCTTCTCCGGCGAGGTCCCCGCGGCTCTCGGCGGCCTCCCGCGGCTCAGGGAGGTCTACCTTGGCGGGAACACTTTCGCCGGCCAGATTCCGGCAGCGTTGGGGAACCTCTCCTGGCTGGAAACACTGTCAATGCCGAACAACCGGCTCACCGGTGGCCTGCCCAGCGAGCTCTTCCTGCTGGGCAACCTCACAGTCCTGGACCTCTCCGACAACAAGCTCGCCGGCGACATTCCTCCGGCCGTTGGCAGTCTGCCTGCTCTCCAGAGTTTGAATTTGAGCGGCAATGCCTTCTCGGGCCGCATTCCGTCCACCATTGGCAGCCTGTTGAACCTGCGAGCTCTTGATTTCTCTGGTCTGAAGAACCTGTCGGGCACTCTGCCGTCAGAGCTTTTCGGTTTGCCGCAGCTGCAGCATGTGTCTCTCGCCGATAACTTGTTCTCCGGCGATGTTCCAGAAGGGTTCAGCAGTCTGTGGAGTCTGCGGCACCTCAACATCTCGGTCAATTCTTTCTCAGGGTCGATTCCGGCTACATATGGGTACATGGCATCGCTCCAGGTGCTCTCGGCCTCCCACAACCGCATCTCCGGGGAGGTGCCTGCAGAGCTCGCCAATTGTTCCAACCTCACCGTGCTTGACCTCAGTGACAACCGTCTGACTGGACCAGTTCCAAGTGATCTCTCACGGCTGGGTGAATTGGAGGAGCTTGACCTCAGCCACAACCAGGTGTCTGGCAAGATACCACCAGAGATTTCCAACTGCTCGTCGCTCGCCACTCTCAAGCTTGATGACAACCATCTTGGCGGCGAGATACCGGCCTCTCTTGCCAACCTGTCGAAGCTGCAGACACTTGATCTGTCGTCCAACAACATTACAGGCAGCATCCCTGTTCCATTGGCTCAGATTCCAGGCCTTGTGTCATTCAATGTGTCGCACAATGACCTTACCGGCGAGATACCGGCAGTGCTTGGCTCCCGCTTTGGCACCCCCTCAGCATTTGCTTCCAACCCTGATTTGTGCGGTCCGCCATTGGAGAGCGAATGCAGTCAATACAGGCAGCACCGGAAGCGACAGAGGCTGCAGCGCCTGGCTCTTGTGATAGGTGCAGTGGCCGCTGCTtcgctgctgcttgtgttgttgtgcTGCTGCTGTGTGTTTGGCTTGCTGCGGTGGAGGCGCAAGTTTGTTGAGAGGCGCGATGGTGTCAAGAAGAGGCGCCGCAGCCCAGGACGAGGCAGCGGGTCAAGTGGGACAAGCACCGACAGCCAGACAAAGCTGATCATGTTCAATTCCAGGATCACCTATGCTGACACAGTTGAGGCGACACGGCAGTTTGATGAGGAAAATGTGCTTAGTCGCGGCCGCCATGGTCTCATGTTCAAGGCTTGTTACAGTGAAGGAACGGTGCTGGCAATCTTGCGGCTTCCTTCTACCTCAGCTGATGGTGCCGTGGTGGTTGAGGAGGGCTCGTTCAGGAAAGAGGCTGAGAATCTAGGCAGGGTGAAGCACAGAAACCTCACTGTCCTCCGTGGCTACTACGCCGGGCCGCCGCCTGATGTACGTCTGCTGGTATACGACTACATGCCCAACGGCAACCTCGCCACATTGCTCCAAGAAGCGTCTCACCAAGATGGCCACATCCTCAACTGGCCAATGAGGCACCTCATCGCCCTCGGTGTCTCCCGCGGCCTTGCATTCCTCCACCAGTCCGGTGTCATCCATGGAGACGTCAAGCCACAGAACATTCTCTTTGATGCTGATTTCGAGCCGCACTTGTCTGATTTTGGGCTGGAGCCAATGGTGGTGACAGCGGGTGCCGCCGCGGCCGCTGCTGCTGCATCTACATCGGCCACAACACCGGTTGGTTCGCTCGGCTATGTCGCCCCAGATGCGGCGACTGCTGGACAAGCTACAAGGGAAGGTGATGTCTACAGCTTCGGCATTGTGCTACTGGAACTGCTCACCGGCCGGCGCCCCGGCATGTTCGCCGGTGAAGATGAAGACATTGTGAAGTGGGTGAAGAGGCAGCTACAGCGCGGGGCAGTGACTGAGCTGCTCGAGCCAGGTCTGCTGGAGCTCGACCCGGAGTCATCAGAGTGGGAGGAGTTCCTGCTGGGCATCAAGGTCGGCCTTCTCTGCACCGCCTCCGACCCGCTGGACCGACCGGCGATGGGCGACGTGGTGTTCATGCTCGAGGGCTGCCGCGTCGGCCCGGACATCCCCTCCTCCGCCGACCCAACAACCCAGGCATCACCGGCATAG